A window of Metabacillus sp. B2-18 contains these coding sequences:
- a CDS encoding Lrp/AsnC family transcriptional regulator produces the protein MLDNTDMKILNELSKNSRITMKELGEKVHLTGPATSARVEKLEDSGVIEGYTIKVNQGKLGYNIYAFITIFTQSMNHQPYLSFIGFYDEYILNNYKISGEGCYLLECKFPSNEQMNQFLEKLNEHANYKLTIVINK, from the coding sequence ATGTTAGATAACACGGATATGAAAATCCTAAATGAGCTTTCTAAGAATAGCCGGATTACAATGAAAGAACTGGGCGAGAAAGTCCATTTAACAGGACCGGCTACTTCAGCAAGAGTGGAGAAGCTAGAAGATAGTGGAGTGATTGAAGGGTATACGATTAAAGTGAATCAAGGTAAATTAGGTTATAATATATATGCTTTTATTACAATCTTTACCCAAAGCATGAATCACCAGCCGTATCTATCTTTTATTGGATTTTATGATGAATACATCCTAAATAATTATAAGATTAGTGGGGAAGGCTGTTATCTTCTCGAATGCAAATTTCCGTCCAATGAACAAATGAATCAATTTTTGGAGAAGTTAAATGAGCATGCAAACTACAAACTAACGATTGTTATTAATAAATAG
- a CDS encoding chromate transporter has translation MKKKNLSFKALLEILFISTRLGLTSFGGPVAHLGYFHNEYIRRRKWLDEKSYADLVALCQFLPGPASSQVGIGIGVMRAGVLGGIVSFIGFTLPSVIALIVFALILQGIDVADAGWIHGLKIVAVAVVAHAILGMAQKLTPDLKRKTLALLALVSTLLWQTAFTQVGVILIAAFIGFLLYKENKDTDDADLQVPISKRFALVCLSLFFGLLVLLPILRETTALNWIAMFDSFYRSGSLVFGGGHVVLPLLEREFVPTGWMTEEAFLAGYGAAQAVPGPLFTFAAYLGAVMNGWQGGLLATIAIFLPAFLLIFGTLPFWDTLRRNPKIKGALMGVNAAVVGILISAFYQPIWTSSILTPIDFAFAAILFTMLVYYKLSPWIIVIVGAIGGSLITLI, from the coding sequence ATGAAGAAAAAAAACCTAAGTTTTAAGGCACTTTTGGAAATACTTTTTATTTCTACAAGGCTTGGTTTAACGTCATTTGGAGGACCTGTAGCTCATTTAGGTTATTTCCACAATGAGTATATTCGAAGAAGAAAATGGCTGGATGAAAAAAGCTATGCTGATTTAGTTGCCCTGTGTCAGTTCTTACCAGGTCCAGCAAGTAGCCAAGTAGGTATTGGAATTGGTGTCATGCGAGCTGGAGTCTTAGGAGGAATTGTCTCATTTATCGGTTTTACATTGCCATCGGTTATCGCTCTTATTGTATTTGCATTAATTCTTCAAGGTATAGATGTTGCAGATGCAGGCTGGATACATGGGTTAAAAATTGTAGCCGTTGCGGTTGTTGCACATGCCATTTTAGGAATGGCACAAAAGCTTACTCCTGATTTAAAGAGAAAAACACTCGCTTTATTAGCATTAGTGAGTACCCTTTTATGGCAAACAGCCTTCACGCAAGTTGGAGTTATTCTTATTGCAGCTTTTATCGGATTTTTATTGTATAAAGAAAATAAAGATACTGATGATGCTGATTTACAAGTACCAATTTCAAAACGTTTTGCACTAGTGTGTTTATCATTGTTTTTTGGGCTTCTTGTCCTTTTGCCAATCCTGAGAGAAACAACAGCTTTAAATTGGATCGCAATGTTCGATAGCTTTTATCGTTCAGGTTCTTTAGTATTTGGTGGCGGCCATGTTGTTTTACCATTATTAGAACGTGAATTTGTGCCAACAGGATGGATGACAGAAGAAGCCTTTTTAGCTGGATACGGTGCTGCACAAGCAGTTCCTGGACCCCTATTTACATTTGCTGCCTATTTAGGAGCAGTGATGAACGGCTGGCAAGGAGGCCTTTTAGCCACAATCGCGATCTTCTTACCAGCATTTCTATTAATTTTTGGTACACTTCCATTTTGGGACACTTTACGTCGAAATCCTAAAATCAAAGGAGCCTTAATGGGAGTAAATGCAGCAGTAGTTGGAATTTTAATTTCTGCCTTTTATCAACCAATCTGGACGAGTTCCATTTTAACTCCAATTGACTTTGCCTTTGCTGCGATTCTTTTTACCATGTTGGTGTATTACAAGCTATCACCTTGGATCATTGTCATTGTTGGGGCTATTGGCGGATCATTAATCACACTAATATAA
- a CDS encoding DUF1048 domain-containing protein encodes MNIIEKMIGSLEDKREWRAMEARAKALPSEYHHAYKAIQKYMWTTGGPTDWKECSCIFNGIIDLFEEGAAEGKKVTDLTGEDVASFCDELVKDTKTWSDKYRTKLNDTIGRG; translated from the coding sequence ATGAATATAATTGAAAAAATGATCGGAAGTCTGGAAGACAAGCGAGAATGGAGAGCGATGGAGGCACGTGCGAAGGCTCTTCCAAGTGAGTACCATCATGCTTATAAAGCCATTCAAAAGTATATGTGGACTACTGGTGGTCCTACTGATTGGAAGGAATGCAGCTGTATCTTTAATGGAATAATCGACCTTTTTGAGGAAGGTGCAGCGGAAGGCAAGAAAGTTACTGACCTCACAGGTGAGGACGTGGCTTCTTTCTGCGATGAACTCGTGAAGGATACAAAAACGTGGTCGGATAAGTATCGCACGAAGTTGAACGATACGATTGGTCGTGGGTAA
- a CDS encoding MFS transporter, which produces MRKNRNVWILLTGEFVAGFGLWLGIIGDLEFMQDKVSSDFLKSLILIAGIFAGMIAGPLAGKITDQYNKKTIMLYSGVARLISVAFMFIAIETGSVWWMIAFLVSINLSAAFYFPALQATLPLVVEKKDLLQLNGIHTNVSTLSRILGTAAAGIFLSVMSLWTLYLLAFISYVVLFILTCFLKVDEQKGKAQGIKEDVASNGQGFKEVFPLIKGQPLVLMTLVLTVVPILFIGGFNLIIIAISEIQNNPSVKAWLYAAEGISFMLGAFFVKRYGNKSPYATLLFFSTIIGISQLVLYFTNMPIITVVAFILFGFSVGTFFPTAATIFQTNVPSDFHGRFFSFRGMFDDFTYQIVLVATGLLLDIIGFQQMTVIFGVLSLLITGCFYMKFRNGNRENSLFEEAG; this is translated from the coding sequence ATGAGAAAAAATAGAAATGTGTGGATTCTGCTAACAGGTGAATTTGTAGCAGGATTTGGATTATGGCTGGGGATTATCGGTGATCTTGAGTTTATGCAGGATAAGGTATCTTCTGATTTCTTAAAATCTCTTATTCTTATAGCTGGTATTTTTGCAGGAATGATCGCTGGCCCACTTGCGGGAAAGATTACAGACCAATATAACAAGAAGACGATCATGCTCTACTCTGGTGTAGCACGACTTATCAGTGTAGCTTTTATGTTTATCGCGATCGAAACAGGCTCTGTTTGGTGGATGATTGCTTTTCTCGTTTCGATTAATCTTTCGGCAGCCTTCTATTTCCCAGCATTGCAAGCAACTCTCCCTCTTGTTGTGGAGAAAAAAGATTTATTGCAGCTTAACGGAATACATACAAATGTTTCTACCCTATCCCGCATTCTTGGTACAGCCGCTGCTGGGATTTTCTTAAGTGTAATGTCACTTTGGACGCTTTATTTGTTGGCGTTTATCTCTTATGTTGTTCTTTTTATTCTTACATGCTTCTTAAAAGTAGATGAACAAAAGGGTAAAGCTCAAGGCATTAAAGAAGATGTTGCTTCAAATGGACAAGGATTTAAAGAGGTGTTTCCTCTTATAAAAGGTCAGCCTCTTGTCCTCATGACACTTGTTTTAACGGTCGTACCGATTCTGTTTATTGGGGGCTTTAATCTAATCATTATTGCGATAAGTGAAATCCAAAACAATCCCTCAGTAAAAGCCTGGCTATATGCTGCAGAGGGAATTTCCTTTATGCTCGGTGCGTTTTTCGTTAAAAGATATGGTAACAAGTCTCCATATGCTACGTTATTGTTCTTCTCTACTATAATCGGGATTTCTCAACTAGTCCTTTATTTTACAAACATGCCGATTATTACAGTTGTAGCGTTTATTTTATTCGGCTTTTCAGTAGGCACTTTCTTTCCAACTGCAGCGACGATCTTTCAGACAAATGTTCCGAGTGATTTTCATGGTCGATTTTTCTCTTTCAGGGGAATGTTTGACGATTTCACCTATCAAATCGTTTTAGTCGCAACAGGACTTTTATTAGATATCATCGGATTTCAACAGATGACTGTGATCTTTGGTGTGTTGTCACTCCTAATTACGGGTTGTTTTTATATGAAGTTTAGGAATGGGAATAGAGAGAATTCTTTGTTTGAAGAAGCTGGGTGA
- a CDS encoding universal stress protein, producing the protein MYKRIVLASDGSEHSKRAAENAIHIAQYSKGSRIDVVYVVDPDRAKSDVLSNWNSVDINDYRKKRMKEVEKKALQAGVSYEMKILHGEPGPTIVKYVNDNNIDLVVIGSRGLNRLQEFVLGSVSHKVAKRANCPVLIVK; encoded by the coding sequence ATGTATAAAAGAATAGTATTAGCTTCTGACGGCTCGGAGCATTCAAAACGTGCAGCAGAAAATGCCATTCATATTGCTCAATATAGTAAAGGATCCAGAATTGATGTTGTGTACGTTGTTGACCCCGATCGAGCTAAATCAGATGTTCTTAGCAACTGGAACTCTGTAGATATTAACGATTATCGTAAAAAACGGATGAAGGAAGTTGAAAAAAAAGCACTGCAAGCCGGAGTATCATATGAAATGAAGATTCTGCACGGTGAACCTGGACCAACAATTGTTAAATATGTAAACGATAACAATATTGATCTTGTTGTGATCGGGAGTCGAGGGTTAAATAGACTTCAGGAGTTTGTCTTAGGAAGTGTCAGTCATAAAGTAGCCAAAAGAGCTAATTGTCCTGTGTTGATTGTGAAGTGA
- a CDS encoding swarming motility protein SwrAA: MRNSSLQKVQVYQEFLTELMESSSEHKFHTSPSKPVRLFSMYIANYTSIKKIQQIDQECVKAFFSYLLKNHKRLSLSLSDIKKSIKTIVLILGIEEDDCFSDFSLSNTCIWNNLK, encoded by the coding sequence ATGAGAAATTCCAGTTTACAAAAGGTGCAGGTGTATCAGGAGTTTTTAACTGAGCTGATGGAAAGCAGCTCTGAACATAAGTTTCACACTAGCCCCAGTAAGCCTGTTCGGCTGTTTAGTATGTATATTGCTAATTACACAAGCATCAAAAAAATACAGCAGATCGATCAAGAATGTGTGAAAGCATTTTTTTCTTATTTACTAAAAAATCATAAGCGACTTTCGCTTTCTCTATCAGATATAAAAAAATCGATTAAAACGATTGTGCTTATTTTAGGTATTGAGGAAGATGATTGCTTTAGTGATTTTTCACTTTCTAACACATGTATTTGGAACAACTTAAAATAA
- a CDS encoding PadR family transcriptional regulator — protein sequence MEDKVLRKLFLGFIHIHILHHAKDHPIYGVWMVEELREHGYNISSGTLYPILHSMETDGLLEKEEKNVAGKIRKYYTTTERGNEVLVEARKKAYELFKEIKD from the coding sequence TTGGAAGACAAAGTTTTACGCAAACTATTTCTCGGTTTTATCCACATTCACATTTTACATCATGCCAAAGACCACCCTATATATGGAGTTTGGATGGTCGAAGAATTAAGAGAGCATGGCTATAATATTAGTTCTGGTACTCTTTACCCCATTCTACATTCTATGGAAACTGATGGATTACTAGAAAAAGAAGAAAAAAATGTTGCGGGGAAAATTAGAAAATATTACACAACGACCGAAAGAGGAAATGAAGTCCTAGTAGAGGCTAGAAAGAAAGCTTACGAGTTATTCAAAGAAATAAAAGATTAA
- a CDS encoding SulP family inorganic anion transporter, whose translation MTTKYSWFGNIRGDILSGIVVALALIPEAIAFSIIAGVDPMIGLYASFCIAVTIAFVGGRPGMISAATGATALLMTTLVADYGLQYLLAATILTGIIQIVMGILKLGRLMKFVPRSVMTGFVNALAILIFTAQLPHFVGESWPMYAMVAGALAIIYILPRFTKVVPSPLVAIVVISIIAVMTGSNVGTVGDMGELSQTLPMFLIPDIPFTFETLQIIFPYSLSIAIVGLVESLLTAQIVDDMTDTGSDKNKEARGQGIANIVSGFFGGMAGCAMIGQSVINVKSGGRGRLSALVAGVFLMILILLLNDLLVQIPMAALVGVMFMVSIGTFDWTSLKTLHKVPLTDTIVMVVTVVTVLLTHDLSKGVLVGIILSAIFFASKISKVKITSLASGQSSKKIYRVSGQLFFASVSEFVESFNYRENVKEIDLDLTNAHLWDDSAVGAIDKVIIKYQQNGVKVNLIGVNTESNKLMEKISVHNKPGGLTKVANH comes from the coding sequence ATGACAACTAAATATTCTTGGTTTGGAAATATCAGAGGAGACATCTTGTCAGGTATTGTTGTAGCACTAGCTTTAATTCCTGAGGCTATCGCATTCTCAATTATTGCGGGTGTTGATCCTATGATTGGTTTGTATGCCTCATTTTGTATTGCAGTCACAATAGCGTTTGTCGGCGGACGTCCCGGAATGATTTCAGCTGCAACTGGTGCGACGGCTTTGCTTATGACAACATTAGTTGCTGACTATGGATTGCAGTATTTACTTGCAGCAACCATTTTAACTGGTATTATTCAAATCGTTATGGGGATTTTGAAATTAGGCAGACTGATGAAATTTGTGCCTCGTTCGGTTATGACAGGCTTCGTTAATGCGTTGGCTATCCTTATCTTCACTGCACAATTGCCTCATTTTGTAGGTGAATCATGGCCAATGTATGCAATGGTTGCAGGTGCTCTTGCGATTATTTACATTTTACCTCGTTTTACAAAGGTAGTGCCATCACCTTTAGTAGCAATTGTTGTGATTTCGATTATTGCTGTAATGACGGGAAGTAATGTTGGAACGGTAGGAGATATGGGTGAGTTATCTCAAACATTACCAATGTTCTTAATACCTGATATTCCTTTTACTTTTGAAACATTACAAATCATTTTCCCATATTCTTTATCAATTGCCATTGTAGGTTTAGTTGAGTCATTATTAACGGCTCAAATCGTAGATGATATGACTGATACAGGCAGTGACAAAAATAAAGAAGCACGTGGGCAAGGTATTGCAAACATCGTTTCAGGATTTTTCGGTGGAATGGCTGGTTGTGCGATGATTGGGCAATCTGTCATTAATGTGAAGTCAGGTGGTAGAGGTCGTTTATCTGCTTTAGTGGCTGGGGTATTTTTAATGATCCTCATTCTACTACTTAATGACTTATTAGTACAAATTCCAATGGCTGCTCTTGTAGGAGTTATGTTTATGGTATCAATCGGAACATTTGACTGGACATCATTAAAAACCCTTCATAAGGTACCATTAACAGATACGATTGTTATGGTTGTAACAGTGGTCACGGTTCTTTTGACACATGACTTGTCAAAAGGTGTTCTTGTTGGGATTATTTTAAGTGCGATTTTCTTTGCCTCTAAAATATCTAAGGTCAAGATAACAAGTTTAGCCTCAGGTCAATCTAGCAAGAAAATCTATCGTGTGTCTGGTCAATTATTTTTTGCTTCTGTTAGTGAATTTGTTGAAAGCTTTAATTATAGAGAAAATGTAAAAGAAATTGATTTAGACTTAACAAATGCTCACCTATGGGATGATTCGGCAGTGGGTGCTATTGATAAAGTCATCATTAAATATCAACAAAATGGAGTGAAGGTTAACCTGATTGGTGTGAATACAGAGAGTAACAAATTAATGGAGAAAATCTCTGTTCATAATAAGCCAGGCGGTTTAACCAAAGTAGCCAATCATTAA
- a CDS encoding MBL fold metallo-hydrolase, with protein MKINTIRNATIVVEYADKKFLIDPMLAPKGAYPPFPNSPRQDQHNPLVSLPTSIEEIINVDAVIVTHLHYDHWDEAAKDALPKDMKIFAQNEEDAIEIQSAGFQNVEVLQEDTVFDDIKLIKTKGQHGRGEILKLTGLVCGVVFKHQTEKTLYVAGDTVWYEDVQEVIDTHKPEIIVVNAGDNQFFEGGSLVMGKDDVFEVYKAAPASKIIAVHMEAVNHWGLSRGELKQFSKDKEMSPNLLVTDDGNCYTFK; from the coding sequence ATGAAGATAAATACAATACGAAATGCGACGATCGTAGTTGAATATGCAGATAAAAAGTTTTTAATAGATCCAATGTTAGCACCAAAGGGAGCTTACCCGCCATTCCCAAATTCACCAAGACAAGACCAACACAACCCTTTAGTTAGCTTACCAACATCCATCGAAGAAATTATTAACGTAGATGCGGTGATTGTCACTCATCTACACTATGATCATTGGGATGAAGCGGCAAAAGACGCATTGCCAAAAGATATGAAAATTTTTGCCCAAAATGAAGAAGATGCCATAGAAATTCAAAGTGCTGGTTTCCAAAACGTAGAGGTTTTACAAGAGGATACAGTCTTTGATGATATCAAACTAATTAAAACAAAAGGTCAACATGGAAGAGGCGAAATCTTAAAGCTCACTGGTTTAGTATGTGGTGTTGTCTTCAAACATCAGACTGAGAAAACATTATATGTTGCCGGAGATACTGTGTGGTATGAAGACGTTCAAGAAGTGATCGATACACACAAACCGGAAATCATTGTAGTAAATGCTGGTGATAATCAATTCTTTGAAGGCGGTTCTCTAGTTATGGGGAAAGATGATGTTTTTGAAGTGTATAAAGCAGCTCCTGCCTCCAAGATTATTGCGGTCCACATGGAGGCTGTAAATCACTGGGGTTTATCTAGAGGAGAATTAAAACAATTTAGTAAGGATAAAGAAATGTCTCCTAATCTTTTAGTAACAGATGACGGTAATTGTTATACATTTAAATAG
- a CDS encoding class I SAM-dependent methyltransferase has protein sequence MEHNVFEEMAKRYDTQERMELANVIVKEVRSKLQNSQAKSLIDYGSGTGLVSLELSDLVDSVLLVDSSKEMLEVAKAKIALKGITNANVLYSDFTQETPELKADIVFMSLVLLHIPDTKKILQELFNILNNGGELIIVDFDKNNKIHHQKVHNGFSHEELKKTLSEVGFKSAEMKTFHHGQRIFMNQDASMFICSSVK, from the coding sequence ATGGAACATAACGTTTTTGAAGAGATGGCAAAAAGATATGATACACAAGAAAGAATGGAATTAGCTAATGTGATTGTTAAGGAAGTAAGATCAAAGTTACAAAATAGCCAAGCAAAATCATTAATAGACTATGGAAGTGGTACTGGTCTCGTTAGTTTAGAATTATCTGATTTAGTAGATTCTGTTTTGTTGGTTGATTCATCAAAGGAAATGCTGGAGGTTGCGAAAGCCAAAATTGCTCTCAAGGGTATCACTAACGCAAACGTACTTTATTCAGATTTTACTCAAGAAACGCCCGAGCTTAAGGCAGACATCGTCTTTATGTCACTAGTTCTTCTCCATATTCCGGATACGAAAAAAATACTACAAGAATTGTTCAACATCTTAAATAATGGTGGCGAGCTAATCATTGTTGATTTTGACAAAAACAATAAAATTCATCATCAAAAAGTTCATAATGGCTTTTCGCATGAAGAACTGAAAAAGACATTATCCGAAGTTGGATTTAAATCGGCTGAAATGAAGACTTTTCATCATGGACAGCGTATTTTTATGAATCAAGATGCTTCGATGTTTATATGTAGTAGTGTTAAGTAA
- a CDS encoding PadR family transcriptional regulator translates to MENITEMLKGVLEGCVLEIISRGETYGYEITQQLRELGFTDVVEGTVYTITMRLEKNNLVDIEKKPSNMGPPRKFYTLNAAGQEHLETFWRKWEFVSSKINELKTKVK, encoded by the coding sequence TTGGAAAATATAACGGAAATGCTGAAAGGAGTGCTTGAGGGCTGTGTGCTTGAAATCATCAGTCGTGGAGAAACTTATGGCTATGAAATCACACAACAGCTGCGAGAACTTGGCTTCACTGATGTGGTAGAGGGCACAGTTTATACGATTACTATGCGGCTTGAGAAAAACAATCTGGTGGATATTGAGAAAAAGCCATCCAATATGGGACCGCCGAGAAAATTTTATACACTCAACGCAGCAGGTCAAGAGCATCTGGAAACCTTTTGGAGAAAATGGGAATTTGTCTCGAGTAAAATTAACGAACTCAAAACAAAAGTAAAATAA
- a CDS encoding STAS domain-containing protein, with protein sequence MEFFYHESYQLKDFFEKNLQNFEELLLSEAVNVKDMIDDILHIGNIDLVNNAKKLVFFIIDQKEKELRQFAKHEGIAWATHSIDLSFKLEWIQAIRRTVWFLIKEYNKLTNEKVIENFFTLEKEVNDQIDDFLNAFFISYSTYKDSLIKAHRELVENLSVPIIPINSCVCILPLIGAIDEFRTNILEEKVLTEIGLLRIQTLIIDLSGIADMEIDVIEHLLKIIDGASMMGCKSVITGLRVEVVRKMIHLGISFEPKTKTLGTLQQALSEYLS encoded by the coding sequence GTGGAATTCTTCTACCATGAATCATATCAATTAAAAGATTTTTTTGAGAAAAACCTTCAAAACTTTGAAGAATTGCTTCTTTCTGAAGCTGTTAATGTAAAAGATATGATTGATGATATTTTACATATTGGAAATATCGATTTAGTTAATAATGCTAAGAAACTTGTTTTCTTTATTATTGACCAAAAAGAAAAAGAACTTCGACAGTTTGCCAAACATGAAGGTATTGCTTGGGCCACGCATTCAATTGATCTATCATTTAAATTAGAGTGGATACAAGCCATTCGTCGCACAGTTTGGTTCCTAATTAAAGAGTATAACAAGTTAACAAATGAAAAAGTTATTGAAAACTTTTTTACTCTTGAAAAAGAAGTAAATGATCAAATCGATGATTTTTTAAATGCTTTCTTTATAAGTTACTCTACATATAAGGATTCTTTGATTAAGGCACATAGAGAGCTGGTCGAGAACCTATCTGTACCAATAATTCCAATTAACTCCTGTGTTTGCATATTACCACTAATTGGAGCCATTGATGAATTTCGCACAAATATATTAGAAGAAAAGGTTCTAACTGAAATTGGTTTGCTACGCATTCAAACGTTAATAATTGATTTATCTGGAATTGCCGATATGGAGATTGATGTGATCGAACATTTATTAAAGATAATAGACGGTGCGAGTATGATGGGATGTAAATCAGTTATTACTGGTTTACGAGTAGAAGTAGTTAGAAAAATGATCCACCTTGGTATCTCATTTGAACCGAAAACCAAAACATTAGGAACACTGCAACAAGCTTTAAGTGAATATTTAAGTTAA
- a CDS encoding PDZ domain-containing protein, translating into MINLIETVRWDSVLIDDWLLELLWAAGRFFIHPLFYLFFLLTFAYGYLRVKQERNSFHIRVFDIYNEMKFTYTKGIVLGLIVSVFSLALGLSLPFGTVVLMAIITALIGLTFQLRWLSAAFTVGLTLLAATFIPDGSFFVGLSETSFASLSILAGLLVIAEGILIFRTAHIQTSPFLKTSTRGLPIGNHQAKRTWMLPLLLLVPGGTLTSTLPWWPVVSINGEPFLLLFIPIFLGFHQRVQGSLPKESMKVTGERVIWLGVLTLCLAVASIWFTPVAFIAVFVAMVGREFITIRQRLNDDSAAFYFSKRDHGLMILGILPHSPAEKMTLQVGEMVTKVNGHAVKTVDEFYQALQKNRAFCKLEIVNFNGEIRYAQRALYDGEHHELGILFVQEAKKKWENEAV; encoded by the coding sequence ATGATTAACCTAATAGAAACAGTAAGGTGGGATTCTGTTTTGATCGATGATTGGTTACTAGAGTTGCTATGGGCAGCCGGTCGCTTCTTTATCCATCCGCTCTTTTATCTTTTTTTCCTTTTAACATTTGCCTATGGCTATCTTCGTGTTAAGCAAGAAAGAAATTCTTTTCATATTCGTGTGTTTGATATTTATAATGAAATGAAGTTTACGTATACAAAAGGAATTGTGTTGGGACTGATTGTCTCTGTCTTTTCTCTTGCATTAGGCTTAAGTCTGCCATTTGGAACCGTTGTCCTCATGGCGATTATTACAGCGCTTATTGGTCTTACATTTCAGCTGCGATGGCTGTCAGCTGCTTTTACAGTGGGATTAACATTGCTAGCAGCAACTTTTATTCCAGATGGTTCTTTTTTTGTTGGATTATCTGAGACTAGCTTTGCTTCACTCAGCATTCTAGCTGGCTTATTAGTCATAGCGGAAGGAATTCTTATTTTCCGTACAGCACATATCCAAACGTCTCCGTTTTTAAAAACGAGTACAAGAGGTTTGCCAATTGGAAATCATCAAGCGAAACGAACGTGGATGCTTCCATTGCTGTTACTTGTTCCGGGTGGTACGTTAACCTCAACACTACCTTGGTGGCCAGTGGTATCGATTAATGGAGAGCCGTTTTTACTGCTGTTTATTCCAATTTTCCTTGGATTCCATCAGCGTGTTCAAGGTTCACTGCCAAAAGAAAGCATGAAGGTAACAGGAGAACGGGTCATTTGGCTAGGTGTGTTAACCCTATGCTTAGCGGTGGCAAGTATTTGGTTTACACCGGTCGCGTTTATCGCTGTGTTTGTTGCGATGGTAGGACGTGAATTCATCACAATCCGCCAGCGACTGAACGATGATTCCGCTGCCTTCTATTTTTCAAAACGAGATCATGGCTTGATGATACTAGGCATCCTTCCACATTCACCAGCAGAAAAAATGACCCTCCAAGTTGGGGAAATGGTAACAAAGGTCAATGGGCATGCTGTTAAAACAGTGGACGAGTTCTATCAAGCTCTCCAGAAAAACCGAGCATTTTGTAAGCTCGAAATAGTCAATTTTAACGGCGAAATTCGTTATGCACAAAGGGCACTGTATGATGGTGAGCATCATGAACTAGGGATTTTGTTTGTGCAGGAAGCTAAGAAGAAGTGGGAGAATGAGGCTGTTTAA